A region from the Drosophila mauritiana strain mau12 chromosome 2L, ASM438214v1, whole genome shotgun sequence genome encodes:
- the LOC117145231 gene encoding uncharacterized protein T02E1.7, producing the protein MVSKTINTLRREMRPIVLKYMPFLVMSYYFMEVFYSVVHTPLVGRERAIVMDVNECFGHFYTCFDVLLTIGAIFLILCTRKAVSGVTLLLIGRVVHRLFFSIWTMFFYFLFNDSLDVGSLLLLMAAKINLRDQMDWFQTKYNMLLLGGRLCLSSLYIIWIDEGLETLFSIVSFGLLVFIWLGFHCKLFAYLTVVALLYHDVFSNHWSMLWGWNDTLLSIQYISLLFCKIGGFLMLSELGGGRWSVDGYRKRSGEKWEKKGNYRIIKTQTSA; encoded by the exons ATGGTATCGAAAACAATCAATACTCTTAGGCGCGAGATGAGGCCCATTGTTCTGAAGTATATGCCGTTCTTGGTGATGTCGTACTACTTTATGGAGGTCTTCTATTCAGTGGTCCACACACCACTTGTGGGCAGGGAAAGAGCGATTGTGATGGACGTGAACGAGTGCTTCGGGCACTTCTACACATGCTTTGATGTCCTGCTGACCATTGGCGCCATCTTTCTTATTCTCTGCACACGAAAGGCGGTGAGCGGAGTGACCCTGCTGCTCATCGGAAGAGTTGTCCACCGGCTGTTCTTCTCGATATGGACCATGTTCTTCTACTTCCTCTTCAACGACAGCCTGGATGTGGGctccctgctgctgctgatggcgGCCAAAATCAATCTGAGGGATCAGATGGACTGGTTCCAGACAAAGTATAATATGTTATTGCTCGGAGGAAGGCTCTGCCTGTCCAGCTTGTACATCATTTGGATAGACGAGGGCTTGGAG ACCCTTTTCAGCATCGTGTCATTTGGCCTTTTGGTTTTCATTTGGCTTGGGTTCCATTGCAAACTGTTTGCCTATTTGACGGTGGTTGCCCTGCTATATCACGATGTGTTCAGCAATCACTGGAGCATGTTGTGGGGCTGGAACGATACGCTGCTGTCTATACAATACATCTCCCTTCTGTTCTGCAAAATTGGCGGATTCCTAATGCTCTCGGAGCTGGGTGGAGGCAGATGGTCGGTGGATGGATACCGGAAGAGAAGTGGCGAGAAATGGGAGAAAAAAGGCAACTACCGGATCATTAAGACGCAGACGTCGGCCTAG